Within Planococcus citri chromosome 2, ihPlaCitr1.1, whole genome shotgun sequence, the genomic segment TAGGTACCTCCTATTCTACTCAACTTtgcataaattataaatttgtgCAGCTAATCTGTGTACCTGAATTGTTGTTTGACTAGGATGATTCCCCAATATCACTGAAAAGAGCCAAATCAGCTGACAATGCTTTACAGTCACCATTATTGCATTGTTCCAATATTTCATCACTGTCACCTTCAACCATATCCAATGATGACTCCACATCAAGAACTTGTAAGAATTCGAGTGAAGCATTGTCATCATCTCGTCGGGGTAGTCCTAATGAAATCGCAAACTTGAATATCAACAACAGCAGTAATACTGCTGGTAATATTAGTAACAGCAACAATACAACCACATCTACAGCTTCTACTGCCTCAGGCATCACCGccactactactactactactaatACTACCGCTGCCACTGCTACTTCGTTGTCTTCTCCATCATCCTCATTATCATTATCATCACCATGCTCCGCTTCTGCAACTGCTACCACCTGCACCACTGTTCCCATCACAACTGTAACAACTGGTAATGCCAATGCAGCAGTTAATTACGATGAAAATCACAATGACGAAGATGTGGCCGCCATCACTAATATCAGTCAACACAATgacaataataacaataatagcAACGGTGAAGAAGACATTGATGAGGATGATGAAGACGAACCTCCTGTAGATTTTTCTACCACCAGCACTGGGGTTGGTGGCAGCGCTATAAAAAAATACCGTCATCAACAGAGTTATTACAAGGCCGCATCAAAATCATGCGCATCCCCAAAAAACTTATCATTGAAATGTGAACCAATGGACCTGGTATCCAGTAATAATTCCAATACCGCTGTGGCAACTGATGATAATGATAATGACAACAATAATTTCAACGATGACGACAGCAATCAGTCTGAAGACAGGCTTAGCGACCAGTCACCACCTCCAAATGCGCCTTACCCTCAAACCCTACTCGATGCTGAGGATGCATTTCAAGGCCATCGTGGTTACTTAGATAGTAAATTATTTGCGGCTGCTGGTGCCTCCTTCAGCTTCAACATGGCTGCTGCTGCGTTGGCTGCTGATTCATTAGCTGGTGAGTGTTTTTTCATAGGTAGTCTTATGTGTGTCCCTATTGGTTTTGCACAACTATCCTCATATAATTGTCTCATCTTGTCATAGGATTCAATCACCATCAAAGCCATACTGCAGTAACAGCAAATGCTGTCTTGGATGGCCTTGCTGCTTCCTCTCAAGGTAAGAAAACCCATTCTCTCATTTTATATCGAGTAAtagacacacacacacataacTATGTATGTATAACATAAAATGTAGGTTCAAGCCCTGCCTTTACCCAATATCCTTAGAGTGCCAACTTAGTCACTAACTTTGCTGAGGGCAACCTCAAATTATCTTCAGTGAAGTTAGCCCTCCAGGGATTCATAGGTGAGCTGTAATGTAGTGTGTAGTGTTACTGCAGTGTGTAATGTACACAAAACTGAAGTACAATGGTACATTTCACATGAACAGATACACATTTTTAATACTCACACCATTGCTTGATTGATACATATAGGACACAATGTGAATCGACAAACATGTAATACTACGAGTACTTGTGAATTAGTATGAACACTATTTCACTTTATATCTACAAAGAAATTTGATTGACCCCCTCCCCTTACTCACAATCTAACCACTTTGGGCAGTTTCAAACATCATCTGACCAAGTGACCATATTGAAAGAGAATATCACTGGAATCTCATTGCTGCAACATACAGTATTACATAGCCATCATACAAATTTTTCCCAAGACAAATGATCTCTTAaaagaggaagaagaaaaaaatgttgagaaatattGCTCAGACTGCTAGAGGTGTCTGAATACCAagagaaatttattgaaaaaaaaattagcatctAGAGGTGTTTGCAGAGTAGGGGTTCAAACCCTTGAAAGatgagacatttttgaaaaaaatgaggtttttaaaattgaggttTCTCTCCTGTTGCTCCTAAATCTCCTTTGAAAAGAAATGGTCTTGTCTCAAATGAAAGTAAGATTCTGCAGTGATTTTGTACTATTGCCATTAAAATCTAAGACCACTTTCAAGATTATACCAAGTAATCAATGGTTGAAAGTTGGCAATATGGCAATTTCTTTATTTAGGAAAAATGACAACAAAATGTGTATGCAATGTTCCTAAATATTTCTCTACATCTGGATGTGAAGTGTTTTCTGAGCAACTTTGAACTGAAAATGTCAGTTTCTGCTGAATTGGGCCAAAATTTGTGCAAGTATTTGATTTGAAGGGAGGAGGGTGTCACTGTAGTACACATTGTACATTTTCATTGACAATGCAAACGTTTTTCCTAATTGTGTGTATAGTTATTGGTTATATCAGTGTACATGTAAGTAGAAGTAGATAGGTGAGGGTATATATTCACTCAGCAGGCAGTTCCCCATTAACTATTTGGTATCACCTCTCTTGTGTTAGTATGTATAAAGCATCAGCGCAGGTCTCATTGTGATTGCCACCTACTCAAACATCAATAGTTTGTGTTTGTCTAccatttttgtcaatatttatTGAACATTTGAATGCAATATGTACCCCAGTTACATTTACCTATGCATATGAATAAGTCAGAAGTAAGCACCCATTTGATGACATCAGTTTCCTAGGGTCTATGTAAGTATCTAAACTAGTAGGGAGACCATAAATCGAGTTATTCTCCCCTCTTTCATCAACAACGTTCAgtctctttttttcatttttgtatgtgtgttccttttctttctttctttctttcttttgcTCTTTTTTCTCTATCGTCAAAGGTAGAAGCTTTAATGGCAGTATGGTTTGTGCAGACTGGACGGAGTTGGAACGGAGAGGTGGCAATCAGGGAAAAGGAataggaggaggaggaagtgGAAGTCAACAGCAACATGGTTGTTTTATCTGCGGAAAAATGCTGAGCACTCGACTAACATTAAAACGCCATATTGAGCAACAACATCATCAACCGCTCCACTCCGCAGTCTGCACTATCTGTCATAAAGTCTTCCGTACCTTGAACAGCCTCAACAACCATAAGAGCATATACCATCGCAAACCTAAGTGGAGTTCTCCTTCCTCAGCAGTAAATTCTTAGCAACAACCATGGAAATGACACCTCTTCAAGCTTGCAGATCATTTTAGCAATACTACAAATAGATGCATACATACCATTTAAACACCCATGTAGATATATCTTCCTACTTTACCAACAGATATAGCATTTGTATGCTAATGCGTATGCACTCttaaagatttaaaatttttgtaagtatacATATATGTTTGTAATTTATGAGTACTTGATGTAAGTTTGTATAATGTGAGCACACCAGTTATAGTGTGCTTGTAGTGTGAGCAGTTGAAATTACATGGGTTAAAAACTCGTAGTTTCACCCCACAGCAACCAAAAAAGCTGTAGTTTTGAAGATGGTAATTGGTTAAACTGCAGGTGGTTTGAAAAACTTACCAACAACTGAAAAAATCCGTGAAAATAGCCCATCCtgtctcgtgatttttttttcaattttatccttCAATTTCAGGTATTACCAGTGtagattttttctttaaatttattt encodes:
- the LOC135833799 gene encoding broad-complex core protein-like isoform X6; this translates as MMAHFRMPPPPSIVERVRPTTMGDLQHFCLRWNNYQNSITTAFENLRDDEDFIDVTLACDGKTLKAHRVVLSACSPYFRELLKSTPCKHPVIVLQDVVFDDLHALVEFIYHGEVNVHQRNLTSFLKTAEVLKVSGLTQQNAAASATTPASSASPSSDHYNENLSARFSTRSPGTPLDKMNPFQQPFLYSTNHSQISLANDDRNSPRTSLSQPQTNRHRRHIRSPTPIRCSQSRDDSPISLKRAKSADNALQSPLLHCSNISSLSPSTISNDDSTSRTCKNSSEALSSSRRGSPNEIANLNINNSSNTAGNISNSNNTTTSTASTASGITATTTTTTNTTAATATSLSSPSSSLSLSSPCSASATATTCTTVPITTVTTGNANAAVNYDENHNDEDVAAITNISQHNDNNNNNSNGEEDIDEDDEDEPPVDFSTTSTGVGGSAIKKYRHQQSYYKAASKSCASPKNLSLKCEPMDLVSSNNSNTAVATDDNDNDNNNFNDDDSNQSEDRLSDQSPPPNAPYPQTLLDAEDAFQGHRGYLDSKLFAAAGASFSFNMAAAALAADSLAGFNHHQSHTAVTANAVLDGLAASSQDWTELERRGGNQGKGIGGGGSGSQQQHGCFICGKMLSTRLTLKRHIEQQHHQPLHSAVCTICHKVFRTLNSLNNHKSIYHRKPKWSSPSSAVNS
- the LOC135833799 gene encoding broad-complex core protein isoforms 1/2/3/4/5-like isoform X7, whose translation is MMAHFRMPPPPSIVERVRPTTMGDLQHFCLRWNNYQNSITTAFENLRDDEDFIDVTLACDGKTLKAHRVVLSACSPYFRELLKSTPCKHPVIVLQDVVFDDLHALVEFIYHGEVNVHQRNLTSFLKTAEVLKVSGLTQQNAAASATTPASSASPSSDHYNENLSARFSTRSPGTPLDKMNPFQQPFLYSTNHSQISLANDDRNSPRTSLSQPQTNRHRRHIRSPTPIRCSQSRDDSPISLKRAKSADNALQSPLLHCSNISSLSPSTISNDDSTSRTCKNSSEALSSSRRGSPNEIANLNINNSSNTAGNISNSNNTTTSTASTASGITATTTTTTNTTAATATSLSSPSSSLSLSSPCSASATATTCTTVPITTVTTGNANAAVNYDENHNDEDVAAITNISQHNDNNNNNSNGEEDIDEDDEDEPPVDFSTTSTGVGGSAIKKYRHQQSYYKAASKSCASPKNLSLKCEPMDLVSSNNSNTAVATDDNDNDNNNFNDDDSNQSEDRLSDQSPPPNAPYPQTLLDAEDAFQGHRGYLDSKLFAAAGASFSFNMAAAALAADSLAGFNHHQSHTAVTANAVLDGLAASSQGLKKVFPCLACGKVLCSKASLKRHVADKHASHQEEYRCAICERVYCSRNSLMTHIYTYHKTRPTLLIPPPHHASTPTSHATDIKF